The Pleurodeles waltl isolate 20211129_DDA chromosome 7, aPleWal1.hap1.20221129, whole genome shotgun sequence genome contains the following window.
gatggaaagttctggagtctgaggggagccacaaaattctctctacccagcattccccctggtctcctgataaaaatggtacctcacttatgtgggtaggcctagtgcccacaaaaggaaatgccccaaaccactatGTGGACatttcaaaatgatcaaatacaaaattacctgtttttgccggggcacttgcgtttttggtcctgggttcagtagccatctagagaaacctaccaaacccaaacatgtctgaaaattagacacccgatggagtccagggagatgtgacttgcgtggatcccccagtgttttcatacccagaatactctacaaacctcaaatttagctaaaaacgtTCCCAGATTtccgtgtgggatcaccgcattggCACAACTTTCTTACCACCAAACGTTCCCTTCAGCctcttggtaaaaatgatacctcacttgtataggtgggcttagtgcctctgacagggaaaagccaaaaacatgtcgaacaTGAGGGGAAACAAAGTGGGTcaaaagggcattttgaaaaaaaaagtttttaggctggcaAATGGGACAGAATTTTtagcggtatagatgcgacaatgatggttggtaggaattttgtggattcctacagattccggaaggtttcatcacaaaaatgtaggaacaatgtgtgatttccagcaaagttggaggtttgcaggacattttgggtaagaaagtggtgtggggtgcatgtgaagtacaccaccctggactcacttagatgtttagttttcagatgtgtctaggtcttgtggatttttcaccatggtagcatcccaaagtccaaaaggtgcaaccctcaccattccaagtgggatgattttgagagttagccaagctctcatgggccatatggaaaaccaaaacccaaaattatcaaatgtccttttgcttgccgtgggataagatgttttagtgtgctggggtagagctgaaatactgttacccccttcagttggggtgggggcataaccatgcccatactggttggtagccaccaccccatcattttatttttaattccctggcatcgagtaggctttctgctcccacAGGGAGTGGAACGGGGGTAAtggccccatctgcccacctgtgggcagaacaactttggccccatttatttggggtctgGGTATAGCCATACCTccaccacctttaaaaaaaaaaaaaatcactcctgGTCTATGGTGGGCTTTGGTAGATGGGCCTTAccaaaataggatgatctgcccccaaggggggaagaaatggccaacagtaatgtgcccccatggggagcgacacttgcccaaggggctgtcccatcaaacaaaacacacacaccaatccctggtgcctaagtggtttctgcccccccgggggctgattggcttaagaaaaatagaccaatctgcccccttaggggggcagaaatggcctaaaataaaattgctccctaggggagcaacccttgcctaaagggtcgctccccagctgtacaaaaacaaaaatcctcatacctggtggtttctgccccagttggaggcagatcggcctaattaaagtaagccgatctgctcccaaggggggcgaaatggcctaaaatatatttgtccCCCcggcggagtgacccttgcctaaggggtcactccccttgcatgaaactggctacaaaaaaaatccctggtgtctagtggtttctgccttccctgggggcagattggcctaaacgaaatagtccaatctgcccccaagggggcagaaatggccaaaaaacaagttgcccccaggggagtgactcttgcctgagCGGTCGCTCCCAACATGAAAAAAAAACTAGCGTGTTCTGCCCCTTAGGGGGAGGTCGGCCTTATTAATATAGGCTGGtccgccccaagggggcagaaaaggcctaaaaataaattgcctcccTAGGGAGTGGCCTTTGaccaggggccgctccccttattcgtaAACActaacacaaatccctggtgtctagttggcatttctgcagaaatggtcagaggcatcaaaggaaaggaaaggcatttcctttcctttgatgcctctaccACCCCAAGccagtgatcagaagagaaatgcttttgtaatTCTCTTACGATCTGCCCTGgaaggtggggtggcctctgatgaggtcagcacgcgatcgcgcactgacgtcatcagatgtcactagggggggtcaggggtgggggttgaaggggaagcgattccccatcCATCCCTGCCCATGAGCTGGGTGGTGCCAGGCCCTTGGgcggagtgctagcgcttcccctgagggcccatagcaggacgtaccggttacgtcctcggcatccAAGCGGTGCAGCTGGGGATGCAACCGTTACATCCGCGGCACCCAAGGAGTTAATTGTTTCCTTAGGTCTGTAAAGAATGAATTTTCTCACAATTTATGGATTGGACTTAATCCAGAAAACATGTTGATCACAGTTCATCCTTTAGGCATAATCCTCATTTCTCTTCATTGTCTAGGACGTAGTATACCGCTGAGATCCACAGCATGATCTCCAAAGCATTTTAATTCTACTTTGTTGTTCAGCAAATTCAGCTTCTAAAATAAGTAGGAATCCAGTATGATTTTGTTATTGTGGAAGAATGTTGGTAGCGATTATTGTGCGGCCCATTTTGTCTGCTAAAGCCACAAAAGAATTCTAGAATTTCTAGAGTTCGTAGTTCATACTCTTTCTCTGCCTGACAGTCTGTGAATGATGGATCTATGGTAGTTGTATATCTATGTCAAGTGGAGAGCAAAGGCTGAGCACATGTTTATGAGCAATTTGCTGAAATGACAGAGATTATGACTCAACATTTAGCAAGTCTATTATACCCTTACATTTAGAGGTGCAGTTAGAAGCTTGATCCAGGACAAAGATTGCAAGAATGTGGTGGGGCAGACAAAGGCATCAAAAGACCCATGGGTCTTAGATGGCAACCCTACCTGTGGTGTTCAGTGAACAAATGATAACTTGGTAAGAAACATATATTATCCCCCTAGAAGTGCTGTTAAAGTAAATCCAGGATCTTCGccatacctggcgcaggcataatataacgcaaagggttacaaagtggcaccactttgtaaatatggccgggGAATTTGGCCTCATTGGACACCTTAGTGTAAACAAATTACTCCTATGTAGCACAagtaggtgctaggggctcttaaatatgccccttaaagtcctACTTGTTCCAATGATATCTGTAATTTCTTTTATTTATTCTCCTAAAATGGCACCTCCTTAATCTGGGTTTTGAAGGCATATGATGCAGTTCAAATGTATAACATCCTGTTCTGTTGTCATGAATGTATGTAATTGTTGTGAAAAGTAAGGTGTCCTAGTAATTAATTTGTGCAGCAGCATCACAGTAAAACGGTAATTAAACAATCAGATAAAAATTCCAGAACAGATTTCTCTCTAATTTCTTTATGGTTATTaatgaatacaaaaataaatataagtaGGGAGATTATTCATGTATGAACACACATTTCTCACTCTAGATTTTATTTGGGGTGGTCTATCACAAGGAAAAATGTATTTCGAGAGGCGTGGACATATTTAAAAGAATGTGAGCGGTCTGCCATCCTATCCTTGTGCCTTTGACATCTTGTCACTGACACCCACTGCTATATTTTCAGTTTCGTGATTCCTTGCTGGGGAATTTCTAACTAAAGAACTTTGCTGAAAAGGGGGATCACTTTTGGGCCAAAAACGTAATGTAGGGTGGACTTCCAACAATGATCATTTGGGACACTGCCATTAAAACACTTACCTGGAGACAAAAATAGTTTTACTTAGATTAATTTTAAATgccaaaaaaataatttgaatataTGGAAAAATACAAATATGCCACAGTTGCCAGACAGTCTGAGTCTAAAGACTCATTTGACTCTAGCATATCGAACAGTTTATCTGTATTATAGCACAGACGCTTACTGTGccaaatgtattttatgatttagAACAGTTGTAGGAATTTGGGTTGAAactcttctcaagcagcaaccacaatttctgtcagggtaaATTCACAAGCAAACCCCACTTTAACTTGTactcaaccctctagtagcttggcacagaacaggcgtaaacttagaggcaatgtgtaaagtacatatGTAGcacctcaaacaataataaagtggaaactcaacacaaaaaaatcccacaccaatttagaacaatagagcaaAGTGTAGTAAATAATtagacaccaaaacagcaaaactcCAAATCAGTagcactggagttatgaatttttaacaatttaagtaaaaaaagaaaaatcaaaaagcccaaagccccactcgtggttatctggttgtgcggaGCGGGAGAAAATCACAGGTTGAGGcctactgcaatggagcatgggttaaATACTAGTCCAGCTGGAAAAGTTACAGTCTCGGTCCAGTGGCAAAAGTTaagtttgtggtggaaggggctgCAGAGAGCACAGAGCAGAGAGTGCCACTCGTGTCCATCGAAGTAGCACAAAGAGTCGGCCGGGCAGTGAGGATGGTCATGGGTTTGGGTTTCACACGAAGAGCCTGTGTGTGTCGGACTCGGTCAGGGCTGCAGGTTTGCATTGGGGTCACCGTGGGGGTTGATGCTGTAGCACGAAGCGTTGGATCTCCGGAACATGGTATTGGTGGCAGGGGTGGGCGGCAAGGTCTTGGTGCCACTCGTGCCCATTTGCAGTCACGAAGAGCCCGTAAACTTCTGTGGAGTTGAAGTGTGCTACATCAGGAGTCAATGAACTTGAGGGTCAGAATGGACTCCAGCAGAAACCAGCAGGGATCAGTAAGTTCCAGTTGAAGGTTCAGTTGTAGAACTGGgcaacaggtcagctgggcagtttcaaGGAGcccctggagcttgttatgtccctgtaacttagaacaggaggccagctgactgatccttggagtcacttcagcctggaacGAAGGATGCAGGTCTAATCTTTCTTTTCAGTAAGCAGGGCAGCAggtagcagagcagcagagtagcagagcagcagtggcagtccttcagACAACAGAGCAGCAAAGCACTCCTTGTTTTCTAATATCCACAGGTACAGGTGTGCTCTGAAGAgttgtgtctgaggtccaatacttattccCAGTGCATCTAGAAGGAAGGTGTAGAAACTTCTAGATAATTCCTCTTGAAGTGCTCAGGTTTCCTCCTTCGACCACCCTGGCTACAGACTAACTTCCCAAGCACGAAAAACAATGGCATTACCCAAAGTATCAGTTGGAAAATAAGTCACAAGATGCTGAcatatgttgattttttttctcAGATCACTGTTTTCCCAGTTTCCCAAGGTCCAAAATGAATACAGCAGTTTTAACAGCGAATTCTAAAATTGAGCAGTCTGTATGTTGCTGGATTTGATAGATATTTTGCAACTCACTTGTTAATCCCAATATCTTAGATGGACTGGCAAGAAAGGCAGGGTAGGTAAGTAGTGTTGCTGAATTGAGTGGAGTGTTTGCACTGAACATAAGGCTAGATTTGAAGTGAAGGAGGCATCAAAAAGACCTGTGATGGTTCAATTCAGAGATGCTAGGATCATGCCTGTGTTCACTCCTCTTTAATATCAGCTGTCAGGCTTTTCGCTAGCAACTCCTTCAATCCAACTATCAGTTTTTAAAACTATCCAGAAGGCACTTAAATAGTGGTCTGAATGTTCATAGCATCAACAGAAAAAATATGGCCTGACATGAATAtcatggtctaaatataattttcagaaatatatctcCATTGACTGGAGATTTCTATTATGAAATCCAGTGGAGATAGATATTCATAAACAATATATGTACAGTTCTCTTGTTAGGCAATTTTTAGATCACAATATTCTGGTAACATGCCTATAAGGTGTTACTGTCCACTGCTGCAGAGCAGCTGATTAACCACAAAAGGTAGCAGAGCTCTTCACCACAATCAGGTAGTGGATGAGTGAGAGACTCCTAACCTTGACTGTTTCTCGGACTGAGTTTCTGTTGATTGGTTCATTGGTTAAAAAATTCTACTCCTTATTGGTGGATGACAATGATATGCTGGTAATAATTAAGTGAAAACCATTTTTTGATGTGTGCCTGTGATAGATAGCCAGGTTAATCAGATTGTAAAATCATCATTGTAATCACTTCTAAAAACGCATCATCTTTGTATCAGGAATTGTGATAGCCAATAATGGTGCTATAATCGATTATGACAATGCCTCAGACATGAACTTTATAATCCAATGTCAACAAGTTGCAAGTTCTGTGAAACTTCTCAGTGAGAACTGTACATTGTTCACCTAAGATGGCACGTACCTCTCATGGAATACAAGAACTGCAATGGTTCTTAGCGGCTACCCGAATGCATTTAAGACCCTAACACAAAGTAATGCTAAAACCTCTCATTATCTGAAACAATGCCTGATCTCTAGCTCCCTTTAGAGATCACCCAGTGCACATTTGTTGGCATCTAACAAGAGTGCTTGAAAAAAGGCTGGAAACGATTGCAAGCTCATTGTGGAGCCCTCTGAAGTCAGCCCCTAACTAAGATGGCTTAAAGACACACATGGGTAATTTCCTTTTCATGCTCGCTTCAACACCTAGATGCCCTTGTAGGATTCTACTCCTAATTAATGGATGAATTAATTAATACATTAATTtgtgtgtgtattatatatatttacattatatACTGATACAGCTGTTCTGGAACAGAGTTTTCTGGTGCTTAACTAAACAAAATCTGACAGAGAGGATTAAGCAAAATATCAAAGTTTAAGAAATCCCTATGAAAAAGAGAAATAGGTGCGTATTGAGTTATTTCATACCACCAAGTGATTGAATGTACACTTAATGTCAGGTGGTGAAGCATTCAAAGCATTGGAGGGAAACACAGAAAAGAAACATCTTTCATTTCTGGTCTTGTGAAGGTGAGGAATATTTAGCTAGCAGTGAGAAGACGACCAAAGAGTCCCTGCAGGACAGTAAGGAGTAGGAGGAGTCTGAAAACATCTGAGTCCAGAATTGAGAAGAAAAGATGTGCCGTAAACAAAGCTTTGAAAAAAGCTTATGTCATAAAAGGCAGTATATTTAAGGCTAAAAGATAAAAAGAAATGTGAATTTTACTTAGGACAAGCAAGATTGTAGCAGAGGAAATTCAAATAACCTAAAGTTTCTGAAACAAATCAAGAAGGAGTTACagtaatctagccttcaggaaataCAAGAATCAACAACAGATTCCCTAAAACAAGATTGTAAAGCCTGGTCATTCTTAACACCTTATGTAAGAGAAAACAGCAAACAATCAGTTAATCAATATACTCATAAAAAACTAGGTCTCAAAAGTAACACTAGGCTTGGAGGCTTTGGGACAGACATTGTACATATGCTAACACAGTTTTggggcaaaaagtttagcgccggcttgcagcaTTTCTAAACGTTAGCTGGGCCTCATGTTTAAGGAATGCtggaagccggtgctaaacctggTCTAGCgacaaaacaaattacgctaacctGGTGGCGGTAAGGGAAAGGGAGGTTGTGCGCCAAGAAATGGCACTAGGCTGGTTAGATGCcaaaaaatgccgctaaccagccttgtgtcatttccaggtgcacaaccatcctaatacatgactcctgtcttacaaaagacaggaggcatgcccaccaccccaatggacaggacaggggaccagtgtcccctgggcatagccattgccctttgtgccatgctagggcccccaatggcactttaaaaaaaataccccaaatACTTACCCTtacttacccttcttacctgggatggggtccccaattcTTTGGTGTCCttttggtgtggatgggggtgttcctgggtttGGGGTGAGCACCTGTGGGCCCGTTACATGGTGTTTGCccattgaaatgggtccacaggtacactAACGCCTGGTTTGACCCTGGCAATAAATAATGGCTCtatgcaagcttagcaccattatttggatcCTCCTCCCATCCGTGCGTCAGTTTTGCACCGGGGTATAAATATAGCGCTAAGGAGATAGTACcgtttttttggatgggaacacctactttgcacctcattaacgcaaggtaggttcatgcatccaaaaagtggtgcaaactccaatattttgacgctagacatgcctagcgtcaaaatataaatatggagttaagtttgcgcgtaatttgcgtaaaaacaaaatgacgcaaatttatTGCTAACAATATAAATATGGGGGTCAATGTGTACACAGGGCAGTGACCCCAGGACACAGGTCTCCTCAGCAGAGAAACATATGTGTGTTCAGAAGAAAGGCAGACCAGTACTGTTCCAGTGACATCTGACGCTCCACATACTAAGGAAAATGTATGTGCCAATGATGTTTGGCATATCTGCAGTTTTGAAATAATAATTTTAGTTAGACCGAGCACCAGGTAACATCAAAGCTAGCATAATTAAATGAGGATTTGTCCTTGCTTTGACTGGATGGTAACCAAAATATGCCTTTGAGCTGCAAATGGCTGGCCTTAAGTTGTTGTCAGATTCTTCTTTTCCAAACTGAGATTGTACTTTCAAAATGTAGAATTTGTTCTctttacatctcatacaatttgaTTAAATAACACACAATGGACTGCGTTGGTTCTCTAAACTCACCTCACATTACTTCTGTGCTGCgtcagagaagagaaaatagagaaatgtTATGAATATTTCAAATAATTTTGTATTATGTAATATGTAAGATTACATTTATGGCAGTGGAACATGCTATTGAAACATACTGTAATACGTTATGAGTAGGTGGCAGCATCTTTGTTATTACAGCAGAACAGGAAAAGGATCCTGGTTTATCGATCACTTCCTCACTCTTCTATTACTTCATCTGATATTCACACTTCATGCACCCTGAAGAAATGCAGAAGCAGCGCACTGCTTTCTCCAAGGTACCCCAAAATTATCAGGAAATGAAGCTCCTGTTCTCGAAATGCATTTTCCAAAACATACAGAATGTATCCTTAGTGATAAAAGCATTCTTTCGAGTAGGAAACAACAGTGCTGCACACAAACCTTGTTTTTGGTACCTCCTCTGACTGATTGTCTTTTGTCTTTTGTTACAGAGCCAAACAAGGGACCACATTGAAACCTACATTGCTGATCACTATGAACACAATCACTGTCTATGAGCATGCCAACTTCCAAGGACTCCATAagacttttactgcaaatgttcaAAATTTGGTAAATGAAAGCTTCAATGACTGCATCTCCTCAGTGAAGATCGTCGGGCAGCCCTGGATCCTGTACGAGCAAAAAGACTATCAGGGATGGAGCTTAGCCTTAGAGGAGGGAGAATACTCAGGGCTTAGCATGAATGATGGGGTATCCTCTCTTAGGCTGATCACTGATGATCTGAGCAATCCACAGATCACAGTCTATGAGCATATCAATGGAGGGGGTAAGGCAGTAGTGCTTACTGAGGAAGCCAATTTGACATTTGGGAGCATGCAAGATAATATATCCTCGCACAGAGTCCAGAGAGGAGCATGGGCTCTGTACGAGCATATAAACAGAGGTGGAAGGTGCATTGTAGCCAGGGCTGGTGAATATTTGGCGAATTACTGTGATATCGGTTTCAATGATCAAGTCTCCCATGTGTATCCTCTGCGTCCTGGGAAATCGTCTGTGACAGCCACGATTCTGTGGGACAAGAAAAAGGTAGAGAATGAAAGGAACATTCAGATAGATCAGTATTTTTACACAAACAACACAGGCGTTGAGCAGCAGTTCACCGCCACTTCTGCCAAAGAGTTTGAAAAATATGTCTCCCATAGCATTGAATTTAGCAATGAGACATCAGTCAAGGTGGGTACATCCTTTACCTTGAAAGGAGTGGTCAATATTGAGGCAGAGGTGTCCAACACCTTCACAGTAAAGAAAGGAGAGACTCAGTCATTCACCACAAAGAAAAAGGCAGAGTTGAGCATGCCGGTGAAGGCCCCGCCACGCTCAAAAGTGACTGTCAGTTTCATGTGCAAGGAGGTCACAATCTCAGTGCCGGTCgagctgaaaattgtcctaggCAGTAAAACTATCCCTGAAACTGCAACATACCGATGTGAGTCTGGTACAGAAACTTACATTGATCTGCAGTCCCTTCCCATAAGTTGATCCTTTAGTGCCCATTCCTTATTCTTTGGGTGATCATATTTGTGTTTTGCTTAATACTGAGAAATCTGAGAAGAGACCACCTTTCTAGCTGCAGTTTTCCAAGATCTCACTTCAAAAGTCCTCCTTAGGCAGCACACAGTCAATGCTGTGACCCAACCCTTATGATTCTTCCTCAAAGAAATGTCAAAGGACAAGACACTAGATCTTTCAAAAGTTTGTTATGGGACACTATATGGTCAAGCATTAAACAAAAACACACAGTTTAACTTGTTTCGTATGTTTATGGTTTCAGTATGTGAACGCATGAACTAAAAGAAGTCAATTGAATATTTCCTATAAAGATGTTTGTGCCGCAAGATTACAAAAAGTGATGTGAAGCTTCAGACATCAATAACATCGTTAACATGATGCAGTATACAATATCTTGATTATGTTCACGTCTAAAGCATGTACTGAATTGtactttcattttcagtttttcctttttaaatatttgcttTCCTTGATGCTCATGTTCCTATGTTCTCATTTGGAGTCCAGCCACTTAACTGAAATCACTGAAATAACCTACTATTAAGATACAGTTCACAAAGTTAACTAATGTAGTaatcattttttattaattttggcTCTTTGTTTCCCTTCCATATGCAAAATAAGTCAATGATCGGGTTTGGTTTCTCATGTTGTTATTTTGTATGACCTTATGACGAAATAAATCTCAATTATAAGCAGTTCTAGCGTGCACCTGTCTCTTAATTCCATTCACATTTGAATCCGTCAATGTCAACATCACAGCACTACCGTGTTGGCAAGGATGGTTTGAGGAGAACAGTCTCTTGTTGGCCATCAGTGACGGAAACTTCCAAGCAACAGTGACAGCCTGAGATATGGTAAAAGATGCCTGTCTCCAAGAATACTTTCCCCACATACTATGTTTTGATATTTGTACACTTCTGACCTTGCTACTCGAATACCACAGCAATCTGGATAAAGATACACCAGCACCCTCA
Protein-coding sequences here:
- the LOC138303668 gene encoding epidermal differentiation-specific protein; the encoded protein is MNTITVYEHANFQGLHKTFTANVQNLVNESFNDCISSVKIVGQPWILYEQKDYQGWSLALEEGEYSGLSMNDGVSSLRLITDDLSNPQITVYEHINGGGKAVVLTEEANLTFGSMQDNISSHRVQRGAWALYEHINRGGRCIVARAGEYLANYCDIGFNDQVSHVYPLRPGKSSVTATILWDKKKVENERNIQIDQYFYTNNTGVEQQFTATSAKEFEKYVSHSIEFSNETSVKVGTSFTLKGVVNIEAEVSNTFTVKKGETQSFTTKKKAELSMPVKAPPRSKVTVSFMCKEVTISVPVELKIVLGSKTIPETATYRCESGTETYIDLQSLPIS